Proteins from one Mycobacterium sp. HUMS_12744610 genomic window:
- a CDS encoding HNH endonuclease signature motif containing protein, producing the protein MDAVVDRHDPAALRRTRAAARGRDVVITPPDDQSGIANLWGAMFATDAAVLERRLSQLAHDVCDDDPRTVAQRRADALGALAAGAERLACNCGNERCPAAGPDARATAVVVHVFADAAALDTPPDPHLSGEVAAPKITAQTTLAEALAPAPEPDVPAGPKPPTALIAGGAVLPSSMLAELVRGGAKVRPVRHPGDSPPEPGYRPSAALQRFIRCRDLTCRFPGCDRPAEFADIDHTIPYPLGPTHPSNLKCLCRKHHLLKTFWTGWRDRQHPDGVIVWTSPSGHEYITRPGSRLLFPALSLPTGELPAATTTLRPTGNRGIMMPTRRRTRKQDRARRIDAERNERPPF; encoded by the coding sequence ATCGACGCCGTCGTCGACCGGCACGACCCCGCGGCGTTGCGGCGCACCCGCGCCGCCGCCCGGGGCCGCGACGTGGTCATCACCCCTCCCGATGACCAGTCGGGCATCGCGAACCTCTGGGGCGCGATGTTCGCCACCGACGCGGCCGTGCTCGAGCGGCGGCTCTCGCAGCTCGCCCACGACGTGTGCGACGACGACCCGCGCACCGTCGCCCAGCGCCGCGCCGACGCCCTGGGCGCCCTGGCCGCGGGGGCCGAACGGTTGGCGTGCAACTGCGGCAACGAGCGGTGCCCGGCCGCCGGGCCCGACGCGCGGGCCACCGCCGTGGTCGTCCACGTTTTCGCCGACGCGGCGGCGCTCGACACACCACCCGACCCGCACCTATCCGGTGAAGTGGCGGCCCCGAAGATCACCGCGCAGACCACCCTGGCCGAGGCGCTGGCGCCCGCTCCCGAACCCGACGTTCCGGCCGGCCCGAAGCCCCCCACCGCGCTGATCGCCGGCGGCGCGGTGCTGCCGTCCTCGATGCTGGCCGAGTTGGTCCGCGGCGGCGCGAAGGTGCGGCCGGTGCGCCACCCCGGCGACAGCCCCCCCGAGCCGGGCTACCGCCCGTCGGCCGCGCTGCAGCGGTTCATCCGCTGCCGCGACCTGACTTGCCGGTTCCCCGGATGCGATCGGCCCGCCGAATTCGCCGACATCGACCACACCATTCCCTACCCCCTCGGGCCGACCCACCCCTCCAACCTCAAATGTCTTTGCAGAAAACATCATTTGCTCAAAACTTTTTGGACCGGCTGGCGCGATCGGCAGCACCCCGACGGTGTCATCGTGTGGACCTCACCCTCGGGGCACGAGTACATCACCCGCCCGGGCAGCCGACTGCTGTTTCCCGCCCTGAGCCTGCCCACCGGTGAATTGCCCGCTGCCACAACCACATTACGGCCCACGGGGAACCGCGGCATCATGATGCCCACGCGCCGCCGGACCCGAAAACAGGACCGCGCCCGCCGCATCGACGCCGAGCGCAACGAACGCCCGCCGTTTTAG
- the bluB gene encoding 5,6-dimethylbenzimidazole synthase, with translation MSDQAFSADERRAVYRVISERRDMRRFTPGGVVPDDVLARLLQAAHAAPSVGLMQPWRFVRITDDSLRRRIHALVDEERPLTAAALGERGEEFLALKVEGILHCAELFVVALCEDRERHVFGRRTLPQMDLASVSCAIQNLWLAARSEGLGMGWVSLFDPRRLADLLAMPAGAEPVAILCLGPVPEFPERPALELDGWAFARPLPEFVSENRWDRL, from the coding sequence GTGAGCGATCAGGCGTTCAGCGCGGACGAGCGGCGGGCCGTGTACCGGGTGATCTCCGAGCGGCGCGACATGCGCCGCTTCACCCCGGGCGGCGTCGTGCCGGACGACGTGCTTGCCCGTTTGCTGCAGGCCGCCCACGCCGCGCCCAGCGTCGGCCTGATGCAACCCTGGCGCTTCGTCCGCATCACCGACGATTCCCTGCGGCGCCGCATCCACGCGCTCGTCGACGAGGAGCGCCCGCTGACCGCCGCGGCCCTGGGCGAGCGGGGTGAGGAGTTCCTCGCGCTGAAGGTCGAGGGCATTCTGCACTGCGCCGAGCTGTTCGTCGTGGCGCTGTGCGAGGACCGGGAACGACACGTCTTCGGGCGCCGGACCCTGCCGCAGATGGACCTCGCGTCGGTGTCCTGCGCCATCCAGAACCTGTGGCTGGCCGCCCGGTCCGAAGGCCTCGGCATGGGGTGGGTGTCCCTGTTCGATCCGCGGCGGCTGGCGGACCTGTTGGCGATGCCCGCCGGCGCCGAGCCGGTGGCCATCCTGTGCCTGGGCCCGGTGCCCGAGTTCCCGGAGCGGCCGGCGCTGGAACTGGACGGGTGGGCGTTTGCGCGGCCGCTGCCGGAGTTCGTCAGCGAGAACCGCTGGGATCGGCTCTGA
- the stf0 gene encoding trehalose 2-sulfotransferase, whose product MTTPASAYLILATQRSGSTLLMESLRATGCAGDPHEFFQYLPATGLAPQPREWFAGVDDDSILRLLDPLIPGVPDVTPPVAWREHVRRSGRTPNGVWGGKLMWNQTDTLLSRAALLPDRSGGCLRSAIRDLLGSEPVYVHVHRPDVVSQAVSFWRAAQTQVWRGHPDPERDARASYHAGAIAHVVGILREQENGWRTWFSEENIEPTDIAYPVLWRNLTSIVGDILEALGQDRRRAPEPMTERQADERSDEWVDRYRDEAPRLGLPT is encoded by the coding sequence GTGACGACGCCCGCATCCGCCTACCTGATCCTGGCCACCCAGCGCAGCGGCAGCACCCTGCTGATGGAGTCGCTGCGCGCGACGGGATGCGCCGGCGACCCGCACGAGTTCTTCCAGTACCTCCCGGCCACCGGGCTGGCCCCGCAGCCGCGCGAGTGGTTCGCCGGGGTCGACGACGACTCGATCCTGCGCCTGCTCGATCCGCTGATCCCCGGCGTCCCCGACGTCACGCCGCCAGTCGCCTGGCGCGAACACGTCCGCAGGTCCGGCCGCACGCCCAACGGCGTGTGGGGCGGCAAGCTGATGTGGAACCAGACCGATACGTTGCTGTCACGGGCGGCGCTGTTGCCGGACCGCTCCGGGGGCTGCCTACGCTCGGCGATCCGCGACCTGCTCGGGAGCGAGCCGGTGTACGTGCACGTGCACCGGCCCGACGTCGTGTCGCAGGCGGTGTCGTTCTGGCGCGCCGCCCAGACCCAGGTCTGGCGGGGGCACCCCGACCCGGAGCGCGATGCGCGGGCCTCCTACCACGCCGGCGCCATCGCACATGTGGTGGGAATCCTGCGCGAACAGGAAAACGGTTGGCGCACTTGGTTTTCCGAGGAAAATATCGAGCCGACGGACATCGCGTACCCGGTGCTGTGGCGCAACCTCACGTCCATCGTCGGCGACATCCTGGAGGCGCTGGGGCAGGATCGGCGGCGTGCACCCGAACCGATGACCGAACGCCAGGCCGACGAGCGATCCGACGAGTGGGTCGACCGCTACCGCGACGAGGCCCCCCGGCTCGGGCTACCGACCTGA
- a CDS encoding DUF222 domain-containing protein, with protein MCDSGVLDAAGLRDAGDAAVVAAIGAAARAEAVAAARRLAAVAEFVSRHARGDTSRAHWSCDNWDAIAAEVAAAQGISHAMASGQMYQGMALRERLPKVAALFADGAISARLASAIVWHTDLIKDPEILALVDATLAADAARFGPLSVSKTAQDGAVLVADFRRG; from the coding sequence ATGTGCGATAGTGGGGTCTTGGATGCGGCGGGGTTGCGTGACGCCGGCGACGCGGCGGTCGTGGCCGCGATCGGCGCCGCCGCGCGTGCCGAGGCGGTGGCCGCGGCGCGCCGGCTGGCCGCCGTCGCCGAGTTCGTGTCCCGCCACGCCCGGGGCGACACCTCGCGCGCCCACTGGTCGTGCGACAACTGGGACGCGATCGCCGCCGAGGTCGCCGCCGCCCAGGGCATCAGCCACGCCATGGCGTCGGGGCAGATGTATCAGGGCATGGCGCTGCGCGAGCGCCTGCCAAAGGTGGCAGCCCTGTTCGCCGACGGCGCGATCAGCGCCCGGCTGGCCTCGGCGATCGTCTGGCACACCGACCTGATCAAGGACCCCGAGATCCTGGCGTTGGTCGATGCCACCCTGGCCGCCGATGCGGCCCGGTTCGGGCCGCTGTCGGTGTCCAAGACCGCCCAGGACGGTGCTGTTTTAGTCGCTGACTTTCGGCGTGGCTGA
- a CDS encoding transposase yields MALGRENRQGRFDDVMLLVGDQLPAGSIYRLLADHGGALFDDDYFADVFKRSALGRPTVPARVMAAVMLLQAYEGLSDREACDRLAFDLRWKAAAGLTVDAEAFHPTVLVGMRNRLRASDRPRRLFEDVNTTARAAGLLRGRRRVLDSTPLLDAVATQDTVIQLRAAIRKLLAVADRADPEVAGAVRTVLTRDDDYASLGKPPCDWDDPTAREALVDALVRDAKAALEACDGRQLDGALGEAVELLALVAGQDVEAGDDGVFRIARRVARDRLISTVDTEARHGHKSRARTFDGYKSHLGIDPDDELITAVAVTAANAADREVIDELLGNPVTDTTSAAPDSAATDAATDADADADADADADADETITDHGEHVRNESEPNVFEVYGDSAYADGATLDEQTQRGHDMRAKVPPVRNANGYSKDQFGIDLTAGTVTCPAEHTVAISTGRRQQVARFGALCGSCPLRAQCTKARRGRVITIHAHEAALQLAKARQRDPAWQTDYRTYRPVVERKISHFTRRPWGGRKARCRGQQRILTDILARAGAINLARLASLGLHSAAGGWAIA; encoded by the coding sequence GTGGCTTTGGGACGGGAAAATCGGCAGGGCCGGTTCGATGACGTGATGCTGCTTGTCGGCGATCAGCTGCCGGCGGGCAGCATCTATCGGCTGCTGGCCGACCACGGCGGTGCACTGTTCGACGACGATTATTTCGCTGATGTGTTCAAGCGTTCGGCGTTGGGTCGGCCAACGGTGCCGGCGCGGGTGATGGCCGCGGTGATGCTGCTGCAGGCCTACGAGGGGCTTTCGGATCGGGAGGCCTGCGACCGGCTGGCCTTTGACCTGCGCTGGAAAGCGGCCGCCGGGTTGACCGTGGATGCGGAGGCGTTTCATCCCACGGTGCTGGTCGGGATGCGCAACCGGCTACGCGCATCGGATCGGCCACGGCGGTTGTTCGAGGACGTCAACACCACGGCGCGGGCGGCGGGGTTGTTGCGGGGACGGCGCCGGGTGCTCGATTCCACTCCGCTGTTGGATGCGGTGGCCACCCAGGACACGGTGATCCAGCTGCGGGCCGCGATCCGCAAACTACTGGCGGTGGCCGATCGGGCCGATCCGGAGGTGGCCGGTGCGGTGCGCACCGTGCTGACCCGCGACGATGACTACGCCAGCCTGGGAAAACCACCGTGTGACTGGGACGATCCCACGGCGCGTGAAGCCTTGGTCGATGCGCTGGTGCGCGACGCCAAGGCAGCACTGGAGGCCTGCGATGGCCGCCAGCTTGACGGGGCACTCGGTGAGGCGGTCGAGTTGCTGGCGCTGGTGGCCGGCCAGGACGTCGAGGCCGGCGACGACGGGGTGTTTCGCATCGCGAGGCGGGTGGCCCGGGATCGGCTGATCTCCACCGTTGATACCGAGGCCCGCCATGGGCATAAGTCGCGGGCGCGGACCTTCGATGGCTACAAGTCCCATTTGGGTATCGATCCCGATGACGAGCTGATCACCGCGGTGGCCGTCACCGCGGCCAACGCCGCCGACCGTGAGGTCATCGACGAGCTGCTGGGCAACCCGGTCACCGACACCACGAGTGCTGCACCCGATTCCGCCGCCACCGATGCCGCCACCGATGCCGATGCCGATGCCGATGCCGATGCCGATGCCGATGCCGATGAAACGATCACCGATCACGGTGAGCATGTGCGAAACGAGTCGGAGCCCAATGTCTTTGAGGTGTATGGCGATTCGGCTTACGCTGATGGGGCCACCCTCGATGAGCAGACCCAACGTGGCCATGACATGCGCGCCAAAGTGCCCCCGGTGCGCAACGCCAACGGCTATTCCAAAGACCAGTTCGGTATCGACCTGACTGCGGGCACCGTCACCTGCCCGGCCGAGCACACTGTGGCCATCAGCACCGGGCGGCGTCAGCAGGTCGCTCGCTTCGGGGCATTGTGTGGGTCGTGTCCGCTGCGGGCGCAATGCACCAAAGCCCGCCGTGGACGGGTGATCACCATCCATGCCCATGAGGCCGCCCTACAGCTGGCCAAGGCCCGCCAACGCGACCCGGCCTGGCAGACCGATTACCGAACGTATCGGCCGGTTGTGGAACGCAAGATCAGTCACTTCACCCGGCGCCCCTGGGGTGGTCGCAAGGCTCGCTGCCGCGGACAACAACGCATCCTGACCGACATCCTCGCCCGAGCCGGCGCGATCAACCTCGCCCGATTGGCCAGCCTGGGCCTGCATTCAGCGGCCGGGGGCTGGGCCATCGCCTGA
- a CDS encoding Hsp70 family protein: MYDPLGLSIGTTNLVAARNESPPVSRRAVLTLYPHCAPKIGLPLDAPPLDEAGVLMSGFVERVGDSVALVSGDGSAHDPDLLMVEALDAMVLTAGADAASSEISIAVPAYWKPATVQALRNGLRTHVGFVRSGMAPRVVSDAVAALTAANAELCFAATGLVGLLDFGGSGTSATLMNLDGDFEPVSPTMRFPEFSGDEIDQALLLRVFEELGHGSGMDPGSTAAVGQLGRLREQCRTAKETLSTEVVTEIAAELGGRRCTMRLTREELGDLIQDRLTGFIYALDDMLVRNNKSWADLSAVVTVGGGSSIPLVTERLSVHCRRPVVCPSEPAFAAARGALMLASRGEELDFRTRTSVGLLAAAADACEVVDLGCGDVLVIDDEAMTDRELAWSQTEYPGDVRVPYTPEAYDEDGPAGWSMRLNVIDDAPRARPWRRVRLSQLIIGTCALVAMTAIGGVAYTLTGIENRQAPPAPSVAPRPAPPPSAVLPTAVPPPPSPPPVPSAAPPPPPPPPPPSPPPPPAPPVVVTTPPPPPVVTTVPPRRTHPPAATTTAPPPSPTETPTTTTPPPPSTSETPTTTTVPMTTEWIRVPLLPVPIPVPVPANQVPQNQAPQYQAPQYPGTGQNPFLSPGY, translated from the coding sequence ATGTACGACCCACTCGGGTTGTCGATCGGGACCACCAACCTGGTCGCCGCGCGCAACGAAAGCCCGCCGGTATCGCGGCGTGCCGTGCTGACGCTCTATCCGCACTGCGCGCCGAAAATCGGCTTGCCCCTTGACGCCCCGCCTCTGGACGAGGCCGGCGTGCTGATGAGCGGCTTCGTGGAGCGCGTCGGCGACTCGGTGGCGCTGGTGTCCGGGGACGGCTCGGCGCACGATCCGGACCTGCTGATGGTCGAGGCGCTGGACGCGATGGTGCTCACCGCCGGGGCGGACGCGGCGTCGTCGGAGATCTCGATCGCCGTTCCGGCGTATTGGAAGCCGGCGACCGTGCAGGCGCTGCGCAACGGCCTGCGGACCCACGTGGGCTTCGTGCGCAGCGGCATGGCGCCGCGCGTGGTGTCCGACGCGGTCGCGGCGCTGACCGCGGCGAACGCCGAACTGTGTTTCGCGGCAACCGGTCTGGTCGGGTTGCTCGATTTCGGCGGCAGCGGCACCTCGGCCACGCTGATGAACCTCGACGGCGACTTCGAGCCGGTGAGCCCGACGATGCGGTTCCCGGAGTTCTCCGGCGACGAGATCGACCAGGCGTTGTTGCTGCGGGTCTTCGAGGAACTCGGCCACGGCAGCGGCATGGACCCGGGCAGCACCGCCGCGGTGGGGCAGCTGGGCCGGCTCCGCGAGCAGTGCCGCACGGCCAAGGAGACGCTGTCCACCGAGGTGGTGACCGAGATCGCCGCCGAACTCGGCGGGCGCCGGTGCACCATGCGGCTGACCCGCGAGGAGCTGGGCGACCTGATACAGGACCGCCTGACCGGCTTCATCTATGCGCTCGACGACATGCTGGTGCGCAACAACAAGAGCTGGGCGGACCTCTCGGCGGTCGTCACCGTCGGCGGCGGCTCGAGCATTCCTCTTGTCACCGAACGCCTTTCGGTGCATTGCCGCAGGCCGGTCGTGTGCCCGTCGGAGCCCGCCTTCGCGGCCGCGCGCGGTGCGTTGATGCTGGCGTCGCGCGGCGAGGAACTCGACTTCCGCACGCGCACCTCCGTCGGCCTGCTCGCGGCCGCCGCGGACGCCTGCGAAGTCGTCGACCTGGGCTGCGGCGACGTGCTGGTGATCGATGACGAGGCCATGACCGATCGGGAATTGGCCTGGTCGCAAACCGAATACCCCGGCGACGTGCGAGTGCCGTACACACCCGAGGCCTACGACGAGGACGGGCCCGCCGGCTGGTCGATGCGCCTCAACGTGATCGACGATGCGCCCAGAGCGCGGCCGTGGCGACGAGTCCGCCTGTCCCAGTTGATCATCGGAACCTGCGCCCTGGTGGCCATGACCGCGATCGGCGGGGTGGCCTACACGTTGACGGGCATCGAGAACCGCCAGGCCCCGCCCGCGCCCAGCGTGGCGCCGCGCCCGGCGCCGCCGCCCAGCGCAGTGCTGCCGACGGCCGTGCCCCCGCCGCCGTCGCCGCCGCCGGTGCCCAGCGCCGCGCCGCCCCCGCCCCCGCCCCCGCCCCCGCCGTCGCCGCCGCCCCCGCCCGCGCCGCCGGTCGTGGTGACCACGCCGCCACCACCCCCGGTCGTCACCACCGTGCCGCCGCGCCGGACCCACCCGCCGGCCGCGACGACGACGGCCCCGCCGCCCAGCCCGACCGAGACGCCCACCACGACGACACCGCCGCCACCGAGCACGTCGGAGACGCCCACCACGACGACGGTGCCGATGACGACGGAGTGGATTCGCGTCCCGTTGCTGCCGGTGCCGATCCCGGTGCCGGTCCCGGCGAACCAGGTTCCCCAGAACCAGGCGCCGCAGTACCAGGCACCCCAGTACCCGGGCACCGGGCAGAACCCGTTCCTAAGCCCGGGTTACTGA
- a CDS encoding TetR/AcrR family transcriptional regulator: MSIPAGRKHGRAASPTRRTSAPRKRGDDTRARIIEETVRCIVEEGFAAATAKHVAERAGVTWGVIQYHFGDRNGLLMAVVDDGVARLLDSLSSADVGELPLGERIEVVVDTAWACYSSPTSTAAFEILRATRGGPGAASRPHLLEMNSAIAQLGRLITDDPADDGVADVIWAALRGVVLVQMIVGAPVDWHRERRALIDMVTHYLQRRAPDVLQ; encoded by the coding sequence ATGTCGATTCCCGCAGGTCGGAAGCATGGGCGCGCCGCGAGCCCCACGCGGCGCACCAGCGCGCCGCGCAAGCGCGGCGACGACACCCGGGCCAGGATCATCGAGGAGACGGTCCGCTGCATCGTCGAGGAGGGCTTCGCCGCCGCGACGGCCAAGCACGTGGCCGAACGCGCGGGCGTGACCTGGGGGGTCATCCAGTACCACTTCGGCGACCGCAACGGCCTGCTGATGGCCGTCGTCGACGACGGGGTGGCCAGGCTGCTCGACAGCCTGTCGTCGGCCGACGTCGGCGAGTTGCCGCTCGGCGAGCGCATCGAGGTCGTCGTCGACACCGCCTGGGCGTGCTACAGCAGCCCCACCTCGACGGCGGCCTTCGAGATCCTGCGGGCCACCCGCGGCGGCCCGGGTGCGGCGTCGCGGCCTCACCTGCTCGAGATGAACTCCGCGATCGCACAGCTCGGCCGGCTGATCACCGACGACCCCGCCGATGACGGTGTGGCCGACGTGATCTGGGCTGCGCTACGGGGGGTGGTGCTGGTGCAGATGATCGTCGGCGCACCGGTCGACTGGCACCGCGAGCGGCGGGCGCTGATCGACATGGTGACGCACTATCTGCAACGCCGCGCGCCGGATGTGCTGCAATGA
- a CDS encoding nuclear transport factor 2 family protein, with amino-acid sequence MCCNDGMTPQEFADIEAVKQVKYRYLRALDTKRWDEFADTLADDVVGDYGSSVGEEHHFTNRVDLVNYMRKSLGPAVITEHRVTHPEITVSGDDASATWYLQDRVIVSEFNFMLIGAAFYHDTYRRTEDGWKISATGYERTYEATMSLAGLDFKLTPGRALD; translated from the coding sequence ATGTGCTGCAATGACGGGATGACCCCCCAGGAGTTCGCCGACATCGAAGCCGTCAAGCAGGTCAAATACCGCTATCTGCGCGCGCTGGACACCAAGCGCTGGGACGAGTTCGCCGACACCCTTGCCGACGACGTGGTCGGCGACTACGGATCGTCGGTCGGCGAGGAGCACCACTTCACCAACCGCGTCGATCTGGTCAATTACATGCGCAAATCCCTTGGGCCGGCGGTGATCACCGAACACCGGGTGACCCACCCGGAGATCACCGTGTCCGGCGACGATGCGTCGGCCACCTGGTACCTGCAGGACCGGGTGATCGTGTCCGAATTCAACTTCATGCTGATCGGTGCGGCCTTCTACCACGACACCTACCGGCGCACCGAGGACGGCTGGAAGATCAGCGCCACCGGCTACGAGCGCACCTACGAGGCGACGATGTCGTTGGCGGGCTTGGACTTCAAGCTCACCCCTGGCCGCGCCCTGGACTGA
- a CDS encoding trans-aconitate 2-methyltransferase yields MWDPDVYLAFADHRGRPFYDLLTRVGPERARRVVDLGCGPGNLTAYLAERWPTAVIEAIDSSAEMVSAARERGIDATVGDVREWKPRPDTDVVVSNAALHWVPEHADLLVRWATELAPGSWIAVQMPGNFESPSHSVVRTLARREPYAKLLRDIPFRVGAVVQAPTHYANLLLDAGCTVDVWETTYLHQLTGEHPVLEWITGTALVPVRDRLSAEDWERFRRELIPLLDDAYPARADGITIFPFRRVFIVAEVGGAHRSGR; encoded by the coding sequence ATGTGGGATCCCGACGTCTATCTGGCCTTCGCCGACCACCGCGGTCGCCCGTTCTACGACCTGCTCACCCGGGTCGGACCGGAGCGCGCACGCCGTGTGGTCGACCTCGGTTGCGGCCCGGGGAATTTGACCGCCTACCTGGCCGAACGCTGGCCAACCGCGGTGATCGAGGCGATCGACAGCTCCGCGGAGATGGTCTCGGCCGCCCGTGAACGCGGCATCGATGCCACCGTCGGCGACGTGCGCGAGTGGAAGCCGCGGCCCGACACCGACGTGGTGGTCAGCAACGCCGCCCTGCACTGGGTGCCTGAGCACGCCGATCTGTTGGTCCGGTGGGCCACGGAACTGGCGCCGGGGTCCTGGATCGCCGTGCAGATGCCCGGCAACTTCGAGTCGCCCTCGCATTCGGTGGTGCGCACGCTGGCGCGCCGCGAGCCGTACGCAAAGCTGTTGCGCGACATACCGTTTCGTGTCGGTGCCGTGGTGCAGGCGCCGACGCACTACGCGAACCTGCTGCTGGACGCCGGCTGCACGGTCGACGTCTGGGAGACCACGTATCTGCACCAGCTCACCGGTGAGCACCCGGTGCTGGAATGGATCACCGGCACCGCGCTGGTCCCGGTGCGCGACCGGCTCAGCGCCGAGGACTGGGAGCGCTTCCGCCGGGAACTGATACCGCTGCTGGACGACGCCTATCCGGCCCGCGCCGACGGAATCACCATCTTCCCGTTCCGCCGGGTGTTCATCGTCGCCGAGGTCGGCGGCGCGCACCGCTCAGGTCGGTAG
- a CDS encoding alpha/beta hydrolase family protein → MTSDTDPADPPFPVPDNPDAFEGADVPAGADGLPPLSALSTRERLVVEASALGDLALRTWVASVLATTVAPVVLAAAARRAESRDERANLRFYADLAAERDPSKSFPAPPEVPRVRSQPAHPVAEWIAGGTVNDIAFPSSFTAVNPALRAQWNTLTANNIVRAQHWRHHDGPRPTLCVIHGFMGSSYLANGRFFSLPWYYRSGYDVLMYTLPFHGKRAGRLSPFSGFGYFSRGLAGFAEAMAQAVHDFRSILDHLRHTGVDRIALTGISLGGYTSALVASVDDRLEAVIPNCPVVTPATMFETWFPASKLVGLGLRLSGIDSDELAAGLAYHGPLNYRPLVPRDRRMLITGLGDRMAPPDQAVMLWEHWDRCALHWFPGSHIMHVSQLDYLRRMTRFLRPLMF, encoded by the coding sequence GTGACGTCCGACACGGATCCGGCCGATCCGCCCTTCCCCGTCCCGGACAATCCGGACGCCTTCGAGGGCGCGGACGTGCCGGCCGGCGCCGACGGGTTGCCGCCCCTTTCGGCGCTGTCGACGCGCGAGCGTCTGGTGGTCGAGGCGTCGGCCCTAGGCGATCTCGCGCTGCGCACCTGGGTGGCGTCCGTGCTGGCCACCACCGTGGCGCCGGTGGTGCTCGCCGCCGCGGCGCGCCGGGCCGAGTCCCGCGACGAGCGGGCCAACCTGCGCTTCTATGCCGACCTGGCCGCCGAACGCGACCCGTCGAAGTCGTTCCCCGCGCCCCCCGAGGTGCCCCGCGTCCGGTCGCAGCCGGCACATCCGGTCGCCGAGTGGATCGCCGGCGGCACCGTCAACGACATCGCGTTCCCCAGCAGCTTCACCGCGGTCAACCCCGCCCTGCGTGCGCAGTGGAACACGTTGACCGCCAACAACATCGTGCGCGCGCAGCATTGGCGCCATCACGACGGGCCGCGCCCCACCCTGTGCGTGATCCACGGCTTCATGGGTTCGTCGTACCTGGCCAACGGGCGCTTCTTCTCGCTGCCGTGGTACTACCGGTCCGGCTACGACGTGCTGATGTACACCCTGCCGTTCCACGGCAAACGGGCCGGGCGGTTGTCGCCGTTCAGCGGTTTCGGCTACTTCTCCAGGGGCCTCGCCGGTTTCGCCGAGGCGATGGCCCAGGCGGTGCACGACTTCCGTTCCATCCTCGACCATCTGCGCCACACCGGCGTCGACCGGATCGCGCTGACCGGCATATCGCTGGGGGGGTACACCTCCGCGCTGGTGGCCTCGGTCGACGACCGGCTCGAAGCCGTGATCCCCAACTGCCCGGTCGTCACGCCGGCGACGATGTTCGAAACCTGGTTCCCGGCAAGCAAACTCGTCGGCCTGGGGCTACGCCTGTCGGGCATCGACAGCGACGAGCTGGCCGCGGGGTTGGCCTACCACGGCCCGCTGAACTACCGGCCGCTGGTGCCCAGGGACCGGCGCATGCTCATCACCGGCCTCGGCGACCGGATGGCGCCACCGGACCAGGCCGTCATGCTGTGGGAGCACTGGGACCGCTGCGCGCTGCACTGGTTCCCGGGCAGCCACATCATGCACGTGAGCCAGCTGGACTATCTGCGCCGGATGACGCGGTTCCTGCGGCCCCTGATGTTTTAG
- a CDS encoding L,D-transpeptidase family protein codes for MGSMRLLALLCAAACTVCGWLWLAPIGGAAGAPWFANAVGNAAQVVSVVGTGGSAAQMDIYQRTTAGWQPLRTGIPTHVGSAGLAPQARSGVPATPMGVYTLDSAFGTAPNPGGGLPYTQVVGPNYWWSGDDHSPTFNSMQVCPKSQCPFSTAESENLNIPQYKHAVVMGVNKNKTPGGGAAFFFHTTDGHPTEGCVAIDDATLVQVIRWLRPGAVIAIGK; via the coding sequence ATGGGAAGCATGCGCCTGTTGGCTTTACTGTGCGCTGCGGCGTGCACGGTGTGCGGGTGGCTCTGGCTCGCCCCGATCGGCGGCGCGGCCGGCGCCCCCTGGTTCGCGAACGCGGTCGGCAATGCCGCCCAGGTGGTTTCGGTGGTGGGGACCGGCGGCTCGGCGGCGCAGATGGACATCTATCAGCGCACCACCGCCGGATGGCAGCCGCTGCGCACCGGGATCCCCACCCACGTCGGGTCGGCGGGCCTGGCGCCGCAGGCCCGCAGCGGGGTGCCGGCCACCCCGATGGGTGTCTACACCCTCGACTCCGCTTTCGGCACCGCGCCGAATCCCGGTGGGGGACTTCCGTATACGCAGGTCGTCGGGCCCAATTACTGGTGGAGCGGCGACGACCACAGCCCCACCTTCAACTCGATGCAGGTCTGCCCGAAGTCGCAGTGCCCGTTCAGCACCGCCGAGAGCGAGAACCTGAACATCCCGCAGTACAAGCACGCCGTCGTCATGGGCGTCAACAAGAACAAGACGCCCGGCGGCGGGGCGGCGTTCTTCTTCCACACCACCGACGGTCACCCCACCGAGGGGTGCGTGGCGATCGACGACGCGACCCTGGTGCAGGTCATCCGCTGGCTGCGGCCGGGCGCGGTGATCGCGATCGGCAAGTAG